The following are encoded together in the Robertmurraya sp. FSL R5-0851 genome:
- a CDS encoding phosphotransferase family protein gives MEHLFGQEWEIVPAGGATGEAFIAQHEDQRLFLKRNSSPFLAVLSAEGIVPKLIWTKRLENGDVITAQQWLEGRELKPHDMNTKRVAKLLKKIHQSEALLGMLKRMGKTPLEPVHLLSILVQELDEDVKSHVAIQEALLFLQQELDGIHYKEKVVCHCDVNHNNWLLTESNQLYLIDWDGAMIADPAIDLGMMLYWYLPQDKWSEWLAMYEIELTDELMLRMKWYTIAQTISSIQWHKNKERYEEMNHWVNYLSTLVAQEN, from the coding sequence TTGGAACACTTATTTGGACAAGAGTGGGAAATCGTTCCTGCAGGAGGAGCGACAGGAGAAGCGTTTATTGCACAGCATGAAGATCAGAGGCTCTTTCTTAAACGAAATTCCTCACCATTTCTTGCCGTATTATCAGCAGAAGGTATTGTTCCGAAGCTAATTTGGACGAAAAGGCTTGAAAACGGGGATGTAATTACCGCTCAGCAATGGTTAGAGGGTAGAGAGCTAAAGCCGCATGATATGAACACGAAAAGAGTGGCAAAGCTCTTAAAAAAAATACATCAGTCAGAAGCCTTGCTTGGAATGCTAAAAAGGATGGGGAAAACTCCATTAGAGCCTGTTCATCTTTTGTCCATTTTAGTGCAAGAGCTTGATGAGGATGTAAAATCTCACGTGGCCATTCAAGAGGCTCTATTATTCTTGCAACAGGAGCTCGATGGTATACATTATAAGGAAAAGGTTGTATGTCATTGCGATGTTAATCACAATAACTGGTTGCTCACAGAAAGCAACCAGTTGTATCTGATTGATTGGGATGGTGCGATGATAGCCGACCCTGCCATAGACTTAGGAATGATGCTATATTGGTATCTCCCGCAAGACAAATGGAGCGAATGGTTAGCCATGTATGAAATAGAGCTCACGGACGAATTGATGCTACGAATGAAATGGTATACGATTGCACAGACCATCTCATCTATTCAATGGCATAAAAATAAGGAACGATACGAAGAGATGAATCACTGGGTGAATTATTTGTCAACTCTTGTTGCTCAAGAGAATTGA
- the thpR gene encoding RNA 2',3'-cyclic phosphodiesterase yields the protein MDKKTHFFYAVKIPSDTKNLIHTKLLPLGKGFPFQKWVHPEDYHITLAFLGNAETGMLEKSVQLISEALKKERAFPLNIEGLDTFGRKESPRIFWLRLVEQTCLYEVRKKVFHACELAGFSLEKRPFHPHITVARKWKGDSPLVHESLQQENPFTCEAVSFVANEIVLYQTHLEREPKYEVVQSFKL from the coding sequence ATGGATAAAAAAACTCATTTTTTTTATGCAGTAAAAATACCGAGTGATACGAAGAACCTTATACATACTAAATTACTCCCCCTTGGAAAGGGATTTCCTTTCCAAAAATGGGTTCATCCAGAGGATTACCATATTACTCTAGCCTTCTTGGGAAACGCAGAAACGGGCATGTTGGAAAAGTCAGTACAACTTATATCTGAGGCACTAAAGAAAGAGCGTGCTTTTCCTCTAAATATCGAAGGACTAGATACTTTTGGAAGAAAAGAATCTCCAAGGATTTTTTGGTTGCGGTTAGTGGAACAGACTTGTTTATATGAAGTGCGGAAAAAGGTATTTCATGCATGCGAATTAGCAGGCTTTTCCCTTGAAAAAAGACCGTTTCATCCACATATAACAGTAGCGAGAAAGTGGAAGGGAGATTCTCCATTGGTGCACGAATCGCTACAACAAGAAAACCCTTTTACTTGTGAAGCTGTCTCGTTTGTTGCAAATGAAATCGTATTGTACCAGACACATTTGGAAAGAGAACCAAAATACGAGGTTGTTCAATCTTTTAAGTTATAG
- a CDS encoding M48 family metallopeptidase — MNSYLPSQLVHRKENIYFALVLTFSILTYLFLVFSILGIGIIIIMVLLSVFFHGLMVGGIRRNGVRISEEQFPSLYQKAQEMAAQMSLEKMPQMYVIESQGILNAFATRFFGRNMVVLYSEIFELIERDAEDEVLFVLAHEFAHLKRKHVTVNFLLLPAMWIPFLGDAYLRACEYTCDRYATYYSGSLPASKNALTILAIGKELYKKVNKESYMRQIESEAGFFVWLNEKLSTHPHLPKRLYEVDKFFSDTEVETLKEPKRGIVIGVIIALLLSLVFAGGVYMTFKALEKFNFSEAFEIEGMTPLMEAASENDTEAISTLLDEGADINEADSEGSTALHWAVYSGYYDAAAILLENGADANTVDIYDATPLISAVFAEDVEMVKLLLEYGADSNYMDASGYTAYDYAVDYGNAELQELLGP, encoded by the coding sequence TTGAATTCTTATTTACCTTCACAGCTAGTCCATCGCAAAGAGAATATCTATTTTGCACTTGTATTAACTTTTAGTATTTTAACCTATCTTTTTTTAGTTTTTTCTATTTTAGGAATTGGAATTATTATCATCATGGTCCTCTTATCCGTATTTTTCCATGGGTTGATGGTCGGAGGTATTAGAAGAAATGGCGTTCGTATAAGTGAGGAACAATTTCCTTCGCTTTATCAAAAGGCACAGGAAATGGCGGCACAAATGAGTTTAGAAAAGATGCCACAAATGTATGTTATTGAGTCTCAAGGAATATTGAATGCATTTGCGACCAGATTTTTTGGAAGAAATATGGTGGTCCTTTATTCAGAGATTTTTGAACTGATTGAAAGAGATGCAGAGGATGAAGTACTATTTGTTCTCGCTCATGAGTTTGCTCATTTAAAAAGGAAGCATGTAACAGTGAATTTTCTTCTACTGCCAGCCATGTGGATCCCTTTTTTAGGAGATGCATACTTACGGGCATGTGAATATACGTGCGATCGTTATGCAACCTATTACTCTGGCTCACTTCCAGCATCGAAAAATGCTCTGACCATTCTAGCAATTGGAAAGGAGCTTTATAAAAAGGTTAATAAAGAGTCATATATGCGACAAATTGAATCGGAAGCAGGCTTCTTTGTTTGGTTAAATGAAAAGCTCTCTACCCATCCTCATCTGCCAAAAAGATTATATGAAGTTGATAAATTCTTTTCTGATACAGAAGTGGAGACATTAAAAGAACCAAAAAGAGGAATCGTCATTGGAGTAATCATAGCCCTATTGTTATCACTTGTATTTGCTGGTGGAGTGTATATGACCTTTAAGGCATTAGAGAAATTCAACTTCTCTGAAGCCTTTGAAATCGAGGGTATGACACCCCTAATGGAGGCAGCAAGTGAAAACGATACAGAGGCCATTTCTACTCTTCTAGATGAAGGTGCGGATATAAATGAAGCCGATAGTGAAGGCTCAACGGCTCTACATTGGGCGGTATACTCCGGTTATTATGATGCTGCAGCCATATTACTTGAAAATGGAGCAGATGCCAATACGGTCGATATATATGATGCCACTCCACTCATCAGTGCAGTTTTTGCTGAAGACGTGGAAATGGTAAAGCTGTTGTTAGAATACGGAGCAGATAGCAACTACATGGATGCCTCTGGATATACCGCATATGATTACGCAGTAGATTACGGAAATGCCGAACTACAGGAGCTACTTGGCCCATAA
- a CDS encoding DeoR family transcriptional regulator: MKPSTNRMLNRIKSIYMFINNHGIVTTQELVEEFGITPRTIQRDLNVLAYNDLVESPSRGKWTTTEKKVKISS; encoded by the coding sequence TTGAAACCTTCGACTAACCGGATGTTAAACCGCATCAAATCCATCTACATGTTTATTAATAACCATGGAATTGTCACGACGCAAGAGCTTGTGGAGGAATTTGGTATCACTCCTCGAACGATCCAGAGAGATCTAAATGTTTTAGCTTATAATGACCTAGTCGAAAGTCCAAGTCGTGGAAAATGGACAACAACCGAAAAAAAGGTAAAAATATCATCTTAA
- a CDS encoding NERD domain-containing protein, whose amino-acid sequence MGQLIKLQDYVSRYEQNIYEYPTRYVRLKKQQWEKIYSLWKSDSIIESIQPVSTNWLEEDKQPLVDRMKGFFKRERKDEEVEEKEIQSGVQESSGLSFPPSFTFNPATEDELKRQFLDQLLRFQMKWATTTLLEQSHISKKYLYDHRLKYFLQRFPDTTLVMYEPIFLLKKAPVEVETILITPTDVWCIHFLEEEDHAVFLGTKERFWVKRHQDQEQKVLSPLIGLNRTEKIVKKIFELYEIELPIHKVVLSRNGYIDFPFPPYGLQLIEKRNYEEWFQTMRSNKTPLKHAQLKAAQMLLQFSQTSSMRRLEWDVLNKGEQEEKEF is encoded by the coding sequence ATGGGACAATTAATTAAGCTGCAAGATTATGTTTCACGTTACGAACAAAATATTTATGAATATCCAACTAGATATGTAAGATTGAAAAAACAGCAATGGGAAAAGATTTACTCCCTCTGGAAGTCTGATTCTATTATTGAAAGTATTCAGCCTGTATCAACGAATTGGTTAGAAGAAGACAAACAGCCGTTAGTTGATCGGATGAAGGGATTTTTTAAAAGAGAAAGAAAAGACGAAGAAGTAGAGGAGAAGGAGATACAATCGGGTGTTCAAGAGTCTTCAGGTCTATCATTTCCCCCTTCATTTACCTTTAATCCAGCTACGGAAGATGAGCTTAAACGTCAATTTCTCGACCAATTACTTCGTTTTCAAATGAAATGGGCGACTACCACCTTGTTAGAACAATCCCATATTAGTAAAAAGTATTTGTACGATCACAGACTTAAGTACTTTTTGCAACGCTTTCCCGATACCACCCTTGTGATGTATGAGCCAATCTTCCTGTTAAAAAAAGCTCCGGTAGAAGTAGAAACAATTTTAATCACTCCAACAGATGTGTGGTGTATCCATTTCTTAGAGGAAGAAGACCATGCTGTATTTCTAGGAACGAAAGAAAGGTTTTGGGTAAAACGTCATCAGGATCAAGAACAAAAGGTGTTAAGTCCGCTTATTGGGCTTAATCGTACAGAAAAAATTGTAAAGAAAATATTTGAGTTGTATGAAATAGAGTTACCGATTCATAAAGTAGTATTAAGTAGAAATGGCTATATTGATTTTCCCTTTCCACCCTATGGTTTACAGCTCATTGAAAAACGAAATTACGAAGAATGGTTTCAAACGATGAGAAGCAATAAAACTCCACTAAAGCATGCACAGCTAAAAGCAGCCCAAATGCTTCTTCAGTTTAGTCAAACAAGTAGTATGCGCCGACTAGAATGGGATGTTTTAAATAAAGGGGAACAAGAAGAAAAAGAATTCTAG
- the dat gene encoding D-amino-acid transaminase → MEYVIIGGEIVDRGHATVDIEDRGYQFGDGVYEVIRVYNGKMFTAKEHLIRLQESAEKISIQIPYQPTELEEMLKGLIDKNNLSNGIIYMQFTRGESPRNHAFPHNVAPAFVAYTRKVDRPVSSMQEGVKAIFIDDIRWLRCDIKSLNLLGNLLAKQKAVEAGCFEAIQHRGDIITEGSSSNVAIVKNGTVITHPANNLILNGITRQKVKQVCEQNQIPFEEKEFTIEDVLHADEVFLSGTTVEVTPIVEVEEKKISGGTPGQVTKKLQQLIMDEIVKECGTIE, encoded by the coding sequence ATGGAATACGTTATTATTGGTGGAGAAATAGTAGATCGTGGACATGCAACGGTCGATATTGAGGATCGTGGCTATCAGTTTGGCGATGGTGTCTATGAAGTGATACGGGTGTATAATGGAAAAATGTTCACAGCTAAGGAACATTTGATTCGATTACAGGAAAGTGCGGAAAAGATAAGCATTCAAATACCTTATCAACCGACTGAACTAGAGGAAATGTTAAAAGGTCTTATTGACAAAAATAATCTTTCTAATGGCATTATTTATATGCAATTTACACGGGGAGAATCTCCGCGTAATCATGCCTTCCCTCACAATGTAGCTCCTGCCTTTGTTGCATATACGAGAAAAGTGGATCGTCCAGTTAGCAGTATGCAAGAGGGTGTAAAGGCTATCTTTATTGATGACATTCGTTGGCTGCGCTGTGATATAAAGAGTCTGAATTTACTAGGGAATCTCCTTGCCAAACAAAAAGCAGTAGAAGCTGGTTGCTTTGAGGCCATACAACATCGAGGTGATATTATAACAGAAGGCAGTTCCTCTAATGTAGCCATTGTAAAAAATGGAACGGTCATCACTCATCCAGCGAACAACTTGATTTTAAACGGAATAACAAGACAAAAAGTGAAGCAAGTATGTGAGCAAAATCAAATTCCTTTTGAAGAAAAAGAGTTCACAATTGAAGACGTTTTACATGCGGATGAAGTATTTTTATCTGGAACAACTGTGGAGGTAACACCAATTGTAGAAGTTGAGGAGAAAAAAATCTCCGGAGGAACTCCAGGTCAAGTTACGAAAAAGCTTCAGCAGTTGATAATGGACGAAATAGTAAAGGAATGCGGAACCATAGAATAA
- the pulA gene encoding type I pullulanase, producing MIIIERLFYAYLDDVNIITILLPMSYHNGESQEFSIKVGEHTEKLTISEKIRLHDRVKYICHTIKEPEIGLTYCVMDEHGGETDLQIGAIIRTPQFDEKFYYDGPLGIQYSPERTIFTLWAPTATQCQLKLANTDDAEINHYEMTRMERGIWVITVEGDLEGYHYTYLVCVNLQWREAVDPYVVAVTANGEQGVIIDLNRTPVVSKPLTGFNSPTDAIIYEAHIRDLTIHPNSGVTDKGLYLGASEKDTFTSHGQLTGLSYIKDLGVTHIELLPLHDFAGVDELGDKEDYNWGYNPIHFNAPEGSYSSNCQDPYARINELKKLIDIVHKEGLRVILDVVYNHVYIREDSSFEKIVPGYYFRHDQNGMPSNGTGVGNDIASERKMVRKFIVESVLFWKKEYGIDGFRFDLMGILDIETMNDIRKSLDLLDPSTIMIGEGWDLNTPIAIDIKASIRNQKKLPRVGQFNDFFRDTVKGNTFNLHDKGYALGNERYFEAAKKILAGSVGLKEKGLFQEPIQSVNYIESHDNHTFWDKLLLCEKEEPEDIRKKQQRLATAFVLLSQGVPFLHCGQEFLRTKKGNGNSYRSPNDINQVDWDRVYENKEHVDYIKGLIKLRKSHQAFRFHSTELINKHMSFLPVEKPVIGYTLRDVRKFGIWSEIIVLFNPLKTERHVSLPTVDWTVIADQNMVEINGIHQINEKEWSLPPLSVYVLVK from the coding sequence ATGATTATTATTGAAAGACTTTTTTATGCCTATTTAGATGATGTGAACATAATTACGATCTTGTTACCTATGAGTTATCATAATGGCGAGTCTCAGGAATTTTCAATCAAAGTTGGTGAACATACTGAGAAGTTAACTATTAGTGAGAAAATAAGATTACATGATAGGGTTAAGTATATTTGTCATACCATCAAGGAACCAGAAATCGGATTGACTTATTGTGTGATGGATGAGCATGGAGGGGAGACGGATCTTCAGATAGGCGCAATTATTCGAACTCCTCAGTTTGATGAAAAATTCTACTATGACGGGCCTCTAGGAATCCAATACTCACCAGAACGAACCATCTTTACACTCTGGGCACCAACCGCCACACAATGTCAGTTGAAACTCGCTAATACTGATGATGCTGAAATAAATCATTATGAAATGACTCGCATGGAAAGAGGGATATGGGTCATTACGGTAGAAGGAGATCTGGAAGGATATCACTATACTTATCTCGTTTGTGTAAATCTTCAATGGAGAGAAGCCGTAGATCCTTATGTTGTGGCTGTTACAGCAAATGGGGAACAAGGAGTGATAATCGATTTAAATCGAACACCAGTGGTAAGTAAACCGCTAACGGGATTTAATTCCCCTACTGACGCTATCATTTATGAGGCACATATTAGAGATTTAACCATCCACCCCAATAGTGGAGTGACCGATAAAGGTTTATATTTAGGTGCGAGTGAAAAAGATACCTTTACTAGCCATGGTCAGCTTACTGGTCTTAGTTATATCAAAGATTTAGGAGTCACTCACATCGAACTGCTCCCGCTTCATGATTTTGCTGGTGTTGATGAGCTAGGGGATAAGGAAGATTATAACTGGGGTTATAACCCCATACACTTCAATGCTCCTGAAGGAAGTTATTCATCGAATTGTCAGGATCCATATGCCAGAATCAATGAGTTAAAGAAGTTAATTGACATTGTTCACAAAGAAGGACTTCGAGTCATTTTGGATGTTGTATACAACCATGTATACATTAGAGAAGACTCTTCTTTTGAAAAAATTGTACCAGGCTATTATTTTCGACATGATCAGAATGGTATGCCCTCGAATGGAACAGGAGTAGGAAATGATATTGCTTCTGAACGAAAAATGGTGAGGAAATTTATCGTCGAATCGGTCCTATTTTGGAAAAAAGAATACGGTATAGATGGGTTTCGCTTTGATTTGATGGGGATCTTAGATATAGAAACGATGAATGACATTAGAAAATCGCTTGATTTATTGGATCCTTCGACCATTATGATTGGGGAAGGCTGGGATTTAAATACTCCGATCGCCATTGACATAAAGGCGAGTATTCGTAATCAGAAGAAACTTCCAAGAGTGGGTCAATTCAATGACTTCTTTAGGGATACCGTTAAGGGTAATACATTCAATCTTCATGATAAAGGCTACGCTTTAGGAAATGAAAGATACTTCGAGGCTGCAAAGAAAATTTTAGCAGGTAGTGTAGGTTTGAAGGAAAAGGGGTTATTTCAAGAACCCATTCAATCGGTAAACTACATCGAATCTCATGATAACCATACCTTCTGGGATAAACTCCTCCTATGTGAAAAAGAGGAGCCTGAAGATATTAGGAAAAAGCAGCAGAGATTGGCAACGGCATTTGTTCTCTTATCTCAAGGAGTGCCTTTCTTACATTGTGGGCAAGAATTTCTTCGGACAAAAAAAGGAAATGGAAATAGTTATCGATCACCTAATGATATTAATCAAGTAGATTGGGACCGAGTATATGAAAACAAAGAGCATGTAGACTATATCAAGGGTTTAATCAAATTAAGAAAATCACATCAAGCCTTTCGTTTTCATTCAACCGAACTGATTAATAAGCATATGTCTTTCTTACCAGTGGAAAAGCCAGTTATTGGATACACCCTTCGTGATGTTAGGAAATTTGGAATATGGAGTGAAATCATCGTTCTATTCAATCCTCTTAAAACAGAACGTCATGTTTCGTTACCTACCGTTGATTGGACGGTCATCGCGGACCAAAACATGGTAGAAATAAATGGTATTCATCAAATAAATGAAAAAGAATGGAGTCTCCCTCCACTTAGTGTTTATGTACTAGTAAAGTAA
- the pepV gene encoding dipeptidase PepV gives MTNINWFSEVEKRKESLIVDTQKLLQIKSVLDEDNATDDAPFGQGVKDALVHMLELGKSDGFSIKNVGNLAGHVEFGEGKESVGILCHVDVVPEGDGWSSDPYAAEIREGNIYARGAIDDKGPTMAAYYAMKIVKELQLPLSKRVRMIIGTDEESNWRCVEHYFKHEEMPTMGFAPDADFPIIFAEKGISDFDIVQRIYEREDNSGTTVLSFQAGRRYNMVPDFAKVDLHTNQEETHIIQEFQTFLNEQQLNGKYLVDNGELILELEGVSVHGMEPDLGKNAGILLAVFLNKLPLSGLEKQYFSFIQTNFYQDSRGKQLGIAYTDDISGDLTMNVGKLSFTKEDGGMLGINLRYPVTAELDQIQGKLAPVLHEQGFEVQNVSDSKPHHVDEKDFLIQTLKKVYEEQTGEKAELLAIGGGTYARSLQSGVAFGPLFPGRPDVAHQKDEYMVVEDLLKATAIYAQAIYELAK, from the coding sequence GTGACAAACATCAATTGGTTTTCAGAAGTCGAAAAAAGAAAGGAATCATTAATTGTAGATACACAAAAGCTTTTACAAATAAAAAGTGTTCTAGATGAAGATAATGCCACTGATGATGCACCGTTCGGACAAGGGGTTAAGGATGCACTTGTCCACATGCTTGAACTTGGGAAGTCAGATGGATTTTCAATCAAGAATGTAGGAAATCTTGCCGGGCATGTAGAATTCGGAGAAGGAAAGGAAAGTGTAGGTATTCTTTGTCACGTTGATGTGGTTCCAGAAGGAGATGGATGGTCGAGTGACCCGTATGCTGCGGAAATTCGTGAGGGGAACATATATGCTCGTGGGGCCATTGATGATAAGGGACCAACGATGGCCGCTTATTACGCGATGAAAATTGTCAAAGAACTTCAATTGCCTCTTTCGAAGAGAGTGAGAATGATCATCGGAACGGATGAAGAAAGCAACTGGCGCTGTGTGGAGCATTATTTTAAACATGAAGAAATGCCGACAATGGGTTTTGCGCCAGATGCTGATTTCCCGATCATATTTGCTGAAAAAGGAATCTCGGATTTTGATATTGTGCAAAGGATTTACGAAAGGGAGGATAACAGCGGAACCACTGTATTATCTTTTCAAGCAGGCAGACGCTATAATATGGTTCCAGACTTCGCCAAGGTGGACTTACATACCAATCAAGAAGAAACACATATTATTCAAGAATTTCAAACCTTCCTTAATGAGCAACAGCTGAATGGAAAATACTTAGTTGATAATGGAGAACTTATTTTAGAACTAGAAGGAGTATCTGTGCATGGGATGGAACCTGATCTTGGTAAAAATGCCGGCATTCTTCTCGCCGTATTCCTAAATAAATTACCACTAAGTGGTCTAGAAAAACAGTATTTTTCCTTTATTCAAACCAATTTCTATCAAGATAGTCGAGGGAAACAATTGGGAATTGCTTATACAGATGATATTTCTGGGGACCTTACGATGAACGTTGGGAAACTTTCCTTTACAAAAGAAGATGGTGGGATGTTAGGAATCAATCTTCGTTACCCAGTCACAGCTGAACTTGATCAAATACAAGGAAAGTTAGCTCCTGTACTACATGAACAAGGTTTTGAGGTTCAAAATGTATCAGACTCCAAACCTCATCATGTAGATGAAAAGGATTTTCTAATTCAAACCCTGAAAAAGGTTTATGAAGAACAAACAGGTGAGAAGGCAGAGTTGCTGGCGATTGGTGGGGGCACTTATGCACGTTCACTGCAATCAGGAGTTGCCTTTGGGCCACTATTTCCAGGTCGACCGGATGTCGCTCACCAAAAGGATGAGTATATGGTTGTAGAGGATTTGCTAAAAGCAACAGCAATCTATGCTCAGGCGATATATGAATTGGCTAAATAA
- the cysK gene encoding cysteine synthase A, with product MKVVQNIAELIGETPLLKLNRLAPQNGASVYLKLEFFNPSKSVKDRAAFNMMITAEQKGLLKKGATIIEPTSGNTGIGLAMNAAARGYRSILVMPDTMTKERINLLKAYGAEVVLTPGDEKMPGSIKKAQELANEIPNSYLPMQFENEANPDAHRHSTALEIVEAMKEISKPLSAFVATAGTGGTITGTGEVLKEHYSHLQVHVVEPAGSPVLSGGKPGKHKLVGTSPGFIPDILNQDVYDHIHKITDEDAYTITRRLASEEGILVGPSSGAACYAAIEVAKTLGPDDVVVCIACDTGERYLSSDLFS from the coding sequence ATGAAAGTTGTTCAAAATATTGCTGAACTTATTGGGGAAACCCCTTTACTTAAATTAAATCGTTTGGCACCTCAAAATGGGGCTAGCGTCTATTTAAAACTCGAATTTTTTAACCCTAGTAAAAGTGTAAAGGACCGTGCGGCATTCAACATGATGATTACAGCTGAGCAGAAGGGATTATTAAAAAAGGGTGCAACGATTATTGAGCCGACAAGCGGGAACACAGGCATTGGACTAGCCATGAATGCTGCAGCTCGAGGTTATCGTTCAATATTAGTGATGCCTGATACGATGACTAAGGAACGTATCAATCTATTAAAGGCATACGGCGCTGAGGTTGTATTAACTCCAGGCGATGAAAAAATGCCTGGTTCGATCAAAAAGGCACAAGAGCTAGCGAATGAAATACCAAATAGTTATTTGCCTATGCAATTTGAAAACGAAGCAAATCCAGATGCACATAGACACTCTACCGCTCTTGAAATTGTGGAGGCTATGAAGGAAATAAGCAAGCCACTTTCGGCGTTTGTTGCCACAGCGGGAACAGGAGGCACGATCACTGGAACGGGTGAAGTGTTAAAAGAACATTATTCACATTTGCAAGTTCATGTAGTGGAACCTGCAGGCTCACCGGTCCTTTCTGGTGGCAAACCCGGGAAGCATAAACTAGTAGGAACGAGCCCAGGATTTATTCCTGATATCCTAAACCAGGATGTTTACGATCATATTCATAAAATTACGGATGAAGATGCCTACACAATCACAAGAAGATTAGCTAGTGAAGAAGGTATATTAGTTGGGCCATCCTCTGGTGCCGCCTGCTACGCTGCCATAGAAGTGGCTAAAACTCTTGGCCCTGATGATGTGGTTGTCTGCATCGCATGTGATACCGGTGAAAGATATCTTTCAAGTGATTTATTTTCTTAA
- a CDS encoding diacylglycerol/lipid kinase family protein has product MGKLYFIINPNAKNGYSLKVWAKVEKELEKQQISYEAFLTAYKGNGAEIAMLLAKQEGEVSITVVGGDGTLNEVVNGVISFPNVKVGFIPAGSGNDFARGFQIPRDPLHALSVLLIERKQEPSLTDVGKISCSSKEDLYFINNMGAGLDGLISKLANQSKMKKWLNKFSLGGLVYVYLLIKEILIFKPTDVQLIVDDILYDFPATWFVTVANQPFYGGGMQIAPKAKTDDGLLNIIIVHRLSRLKMLSVFVSVFWGGHVAFKEVKMLTGREIQIYSSTPMIAHADGDYFAETPLQIQACQQVLPIITRGIKKDRRQKELKNA; this is encoded by the coding sequence ATGGGGAAATTATACTTTATTATTAATCCAAATGCCAAAAATGGCTATAGTTTAAAAGTGTGGGCTAAAGTAGAAAAAGAATTAGAAAAACAACAAATTTCCTATGAAGCGTTTTTGACTGCCTATAAAGGAAATGGTGCTGAAATAGCGATGCTTCTTGCTAAGCAAGAGGGTGAGGTATCAATCACAGTGGTTGGAGGAGATGGAACATTAAATGAGGTAGTAAATGGGGTCATCTCTTTTCCAAATGTGAAAGTTGGATTTATTCCTGCTGGTTCTGGAAATGATTTTGCAAGAGGATTTCAAATACCAAGAGATCCTCTTCATGCATTATCTGTATTGCTAATAGAGCGAAAGCAAGAACCGAGCTTAACCGACGTTGGTAAAATATCATGTTCGAGTAAGGAGGATCTGTACTTTATAAATAACATGGGAGCAGGTCTCGACGGCTTAATTTCCAAGCTCGCTAATCAATCCAAGATGAAAAAATGGCTAAATAAATTTTCCTTGGGAGGCCTAGTATACGTGTACTTGCTTATCAAGGAAATTCTTATTTTTAAACCGACGGATGTTCAACTTATTGTGGATGACATCCTTTATGATTTTCCTGCTACCTGGTTTGTAACTGTGGCCAATCAGCCGTTTTATGGTGGAGGAATGCAAATTGCTCCGAAGGCAAAAACCGATGATGGATTGTTAAATATTATTATCGTACATCGTTTATCAAGGCTAAAAATGCTTTCTGTGTTTGTAAGCGTTTTTTGGGGTGGTCATGTCGCCTTCAAAGAAGTGAAGATGTTAACTGGAAGAGAAATTCAAATATATTCTTCTACCCCAATGATCGCACATGCCGACGGTGATTATTTTGCTGAAACTCCTTTGCAAATTCAGGCTTGTCAGCAGGTGTTGCCAATTATCACAAGGGGAATAAAGAAGGATAGGAGGCAGAAGGAGCTGAAAAATGCATGA